A region from the Aegilops tauschii subsp. strangulata cultivar AL8/78 chromosome 5, Aet v6.0, whole genome shotgun sequence genome encodes:
- the LOC109778711 gene encoding pentatricopeptide repeat-containing protein At3g16010 codes for MARLLAVRGISSSPHLAWRVKQTENEIVQMFQAPVRQSEEAVATTGPRYTHSIRVMDERFIRILKIFKWGPDAEKALEVLMMKVDHWLVREVMNTDVGVSVKMQFFRWAARKRNYEHDTSTYMALIRCLEVVEQYGEMWKMIQEMVRNPVCVVTPMELSDIIRMLGNAKMISKAVAIFYQIKARKCQPTAQAYNSMIIMLMHEGEYEKVHELYNEMSNEGQCFPDTVTYSALISAFCKLGRQDSAIWLLNEMKDNGMQPTAKIYTMLMALLFKLDNVHGALSLFEEMRHQYCRPDVFTYTELIRGLGKAGRFDEAYNFFYEMRREGCRPDTVLMNNMINFLGKAGRLDDAMKLFEEMETLRCIPSVVTYNTIIKALFESKSRISEISSWFERMKESGISPSPFTYSILIDGLCKTNRTEKAMMLLEEMDEKGFPPCPAAYCSLIDALGKAKRYDLAHELFQELKENCGSSSARVYAVMIKHLGKAGRLDDAVDLFDEMNRLGCTPNVYAYNALMSGLARAGMLDEALTTMRRMQDHGCIPDINSYNIILNALAKTGGPDRAMGMLSNMKQSAIKPDAVSYNTVLGALSHAGMFEEAAKLMKEMNALGFDYDLITYSSILEAIGKVDQE; via the exons ATGGCGCGCCTACTCGCCGTCCGGGGCATCTCCTCGTCGCCGCACCTCGCGTGGAGGGTAAAGCAAACAG AGAATGAGATTGTCCAGATGTTCCAGGCCCCGGTTCGTCAGAGTGAGGAGGCAGTAGCAACCACTGGACCAAGGTACACACATTCCATACGAGTCATGGATGAGAGGTTCATTAGGATCCTGAAGATATTCAAGTGGGGCCCTGATGCTGAGAAGGCGTTGGAGGTATTAATGATGAAAGTTGATCACTGGTTGGTAAGAGAGGTTATGAACACCGATGTTGGGGTCAGTGTGAAGATGCAATTTTTCAGATGGGCAGCAAGGAAGAGGAATTACGAACACGACACATCCACTTACATGGCATTGATACGCTGTTTAGAGGTAGTAGAGCAGTATGGTGAAATGTGGAAAATGATCCAAGAAATGGTACGGAATCCTGTATGTGTTGTCACGCCGATGGAGCTATCAGACATCATCCGGATGCTGGGAAATGCCAAGATGATCAGTAAGGCAGTTGCAATCTTTTACCAAATCAAGGCACGAAAGTGTCAACCCACTGCTCAGGCATATAATAGCATGATAATCATGTTAATGCATGAGGGGGAGTATGAGAAAGTGCATGAACTTTACAATGAGATGAGCAACGAGGGCCAATGCTTCCCAGACACCGTGACTTACAGTGCGCTCATTTCTGCTTTCTGCAAACTTGGTCGCCAGGATTCAGCAATTTGGTTGTTGAATGAGATGAAGGACAATGGAATGCAGCCAACTGCTAAGATATATACCATGCTAATGGCTTTGCTCTTTAAATTGGACAATGTTCATGGAGCATTGAGTTTGTTTGAAGAGATGAGGCATCAGTACTGCCGACCAGATGTGTTTACTTACACTGAATTAATTAGGGGACTTGGTAAAGCTGGGAGATTTGATGAAGCATATAACTTCTTCTATGAAATGCGACGAGAAGGCTGCAGGCCAGACACAGTTCTTATGAATAATATGATAAATTTCTTGGGCAAGGCTGGTCGTTTAGATGATGCTATGAAGTTGTTTGAGGAGATGGAGACATTAAGGTGTATTCCTAGCGTGGTGACCTACAACACTATAATAAAAGCACTTTTTGAATCTAAATCTCGTATTTCTGAGATTTCATCATGGTTCGAGAGAATGAAGGAAAGTGGAATCTCCCCTAGTCCATTCACCTACTCAATCTTGATTGATGGATTATGCAAAACCAACAGGACGGAGAAGGCTATGATGCTGCTGGAGGAGATGGATGAAAAGGGCTTCCCTCCATGTCCAGCGGCATATTGCAGCCTGATTGATGCTCTTGGAAAAGCCAAACGGTATGATCTTGCACACGAGCTATTTCAGGAACTAAAAGAAAATTGTGGCTCCTCTAGTGCTCGAGTGTATGCGGTGATGATAAAACACTTAGGGAAGGCTGGACGGCTTGATGATGCTGTAGATCTGTTTGATGAGATGAACAGACTTGGTTGCACTCCTAATGTTTATGCTTACAACGCCCTCATGTCTGGATTGGCAAGAGCAGGCATGCTTGATGAAGCCCTTACTACAATGAGAAGAATGCAAGACCATGGGTGTATTCCTGATATCAATTCATACAATATTATCCTGAATGCACTGGCAAAAACAGGAGGTCCTGATCGTGCAATGGGGATGCTTTCTAATATGAAACAGTCTGCAATAAAACCAGATGCTGTGTCATATAATACGGTTCTTGGTGCCTTGAGTCATGCAGGCATGTTTGAGGAGGCAGCTAAATTGATGAAAGAGATGAATGCGTTAGGATTTGACTATGATCTTATTACATATTCATCTATACTTGAGGCGATTGGAAAGGTTGATCAAGAGTGA